One Paraburkholderia sp. IMGN_8 DNA window includes the following coding sequences:
- the pyrC gene encoding dihydroorotase, giving the protein MTASNASLDSLTLARPDDWHLHVRDGEMLAAVLPDTARQFGRAIIMPNLKPPVTTTAMAQAYRERVVAAIPAGVKFEPLMTLYLTDNTPPDEIRRARESGFVHGIKLYPAGATTNSDAGVTDIMKCAKTLEAMQETGMPLLVHGEVTDSSIDLFDREKVFIDRVMTPLRREFPALKVVFEHITTKDAVDYIREAGVAPGLLGATITAHHLLYNRNAIFQGGIRPHYYCLPVLKRETHRVALVEAATSGNPRFFLGTDSAPHPKGLKEHACGCAGCYTALHALELYAEAFDKAGALDKLEGFASFFGADFYGLPRSAEKVTLRREEWTLPAELPVGDTPVVPLRGGESIGWRLV; this is encoded by the coding sequence ATGACTGCTTCCAACGCTTCCCTCGATTCCCTCACGCTCGCACGCCCGGACGATTGGCACCTGCACGTCCGCGACGGCGAGATGCTTGCCGCCGTGCTGCCGGACACCGCGCGCCAGTTCGGCCGCGCGATCATCATGCCGAACCTGAAACCGCCGGTCACCACCACCGCGATGGCGCAGGCGTACCGCGAGCGCGTCGTCGCCGCGATTCCGGCCGGCGTGAAGTTCGAACCGCTGATGACGCTGTATCTCACCGACAACACGCCGCCTGACGAAATCCGCCGCGCACGCGAAAGCGGCTTCGTGCATGGCATAAAGCTGTACCCCGCGGGCGCGACGACCAATTCGGACGCGGGCGTCACCGACATCATGAAGTGCGCGAAAACGCTCGAAGCGATGCAGGAAACCGGCATGCCGCTGCTGGTGCACGGCGAAGTGACGGATTCGTCGATCGATCTGTTCGACCGCGAGAAAGTGTTTATCGATCGTGTGATGACGCCGCTGCGCCGCGAGTTTCCAGCCCTGAAAGTGGTGTTCGAGCACATCACCACGAAAGACGCAGTCGACTACATCCGTGAGGCCGGCGTGGCTCCGGGGCTGCTGGGCGCGACGATCACCGCGCACCATCTGCTGTACAACCGCAATGCGATCTTCCAGGGCGGCATCCGCCCGCATTACTACTGTCTGCCGGTGCTCAAGCGCGAGACGCATCGCGTGGCGCTGGTCGAGGCGGCGACCTCGGGCAATCCGCGTTTCTTCCTCGGCACGGATAGCGCGCCGCATCCGAAGGGTTTGAAGGAGCACGCGTGCGGCTGCGCGGGCTGCTACACGGCGCTGCACGCGCTCGAACTGTATGCGGAAGCGTTCGACAAAGCGGGTGCGCTGGATAAGCTCGAAGGCTTTGCGAGCTTCTTCGGGGCGGATTTCTACGGCCTGCCGCGCAGCGCGGAAAAGGTCACGTTGCGTCGCGAGGAATGGACGCTGCCCGCCGAGTTGCCGGTCGGCGATACGCCGGTCGTGCCGTTGCGTGGCGGTGAGTCGATTGGTTGGCGGCTGGTCTGA